One Leishmania infantum JPCM5 genome chromosome 17 DNA window includes the following coding sequences:
- the USP gene encoding UDP-sugar pyrophosphorylase yields MTNPSNSNLQALREELCTPGLDQGHLFEGWPETVDECDERQIALLTDLYMFSNMYPGGVAQYIRNGHELLARESEEVDFAALEMPPLIFEAPSLHRRTAERTALESAGTAMLCKTVFVLVAGGLGERLGYSSIKVGLPVETATNTTYLAYYLRWAQRVGGKEVPFVIMTSDDTHDRTLQLLRELQLDVPNLHVLKQGQVFCFADSAAHLALDDTGKLLRKPHGHGDVHSLIYNATVQRDVVPNSGDGTATAQPLVNDWLAAGYESIVFIQDTNAGATVTIPISLALSAEHSLDMNFTCIPRVPKEPIGLLCRAKKNSGDPWLVASVEYNVFAEVSRTLNKDGGEEASDPTGFSPFPGSVNTLVLKLSSYVDRLRESNGIVPEFINPKYSDETRRSFKKPARIESLMQDIALLFSEDDYRVGGTVFERFSYQPVKNSLKGAAALVAQGNGAYCAATGEADFYELQRRRLKAIGLPLFYSSQAEVTVANDTIGVHIFPIIVLDAMCASSGSLDDLASVFPTPEKVHIDQHSTLIVEGRVIIESLELYGALTIRGPTGPMALPHVIRNAVVRNAGWSVHAILSLGAGCDSRLSEVDRIRGFVLEKTTMTVMDCRTKGESEAGAPSGAADPAKL; encoded by the coding sequence ATGACGAACCCGTCTAACTCCAACCTGCAGGCGTTGCGCGAGGAGCTCTGCACGCCTGGCCTGGATCAGGGTCACCTCTTCGAGGGATGGCCGGAGACCGTGGATGAGTGCGACGAGAGGCAGATCGCCCTCCTTACAGATTTGTACATGTTTTCAAACATGTATcccggcggcgtcgctcagTACATCCGCAACGGgcacgagctgctggcgcgtgaGAGCGAAGAGGTGGACTTTGCAGCGCTGGAGATGCCCCCTCTCATCTTCGAGGCCCCgtcgctgcaccggcgcacgGCGGAGAGGAccgcgctggagagcgccgGAACCGCGATGCTGTGCAAGACGGTGTTCGTGCTGGTTGCTGGTGGTCTGGGCGAACGTCTGGGCTACTCAAGCATCAAGGTGGGCCTGCCggtggagacggcgacgaaCACAACGTATCTCGCCTACTACCTCCGGTGGGCACAGCGAgtgggagggaaggaggtaCCGTTTGTGATAATGACCTCTGACGACACGCACGAccgcacgctgcagctcctgcgcgagctgcagtTGGATGTGCCCAACTTGCATGTGCTCAAGCAGGGGCAGGTCTTCTGCTtcgccgacagcgccgcgcacctcGCCCTGGACGATACAGggaagctgctgcgcaagccGCACGGTCACGGCGACGTGCACTCCCTCATCTACAACGCGACTGTGCAGAGAGACGTGGTGCCGAACTCCGGCGACGGtaccgcgacggcgcagccacTCGTGAACGACTGGCTGGCGGCCGGCTACGAGTCCATTGTCTTTATCCAGGACACCAACGCCGGCGCGACGGTCACAATCCCCATCAGCCTCGCCTTGAGCGCCGAGCACTCGCTCGACATGAACTTCACCTGCATCCCTCGTGTGCCGAAGGAGCCGATCGGGCTGCTATGCCGAGCCAAGAAGAATAGCGGCGACCCGTGGCTGGTCGCGAGCGTGGAGTACAACGTCTTTGCCGAGGTTTCGCGCACGCTTAACAAGGATGGCGGCGAAGAAGCCAGTGACCCCACTGGCTTCTCCCCGTTCCCTGGTAGCGTCAACACCCTCGTGCTCAAGCTCTCCAGCTACGTGGACCGGCTGCGGGAGTCGAACGGTATCGTTCCGGAGTTCATCAACCCCAAGTACTCGGACGAGACGCGTCGTTCCTTCAAGAAGCCCGCACGCATCGAGTCCCTGATGCAGGACAtcgcgctgctcttctccgaGGATGACTACCGCGTCGGCGGTACCGTCTTCGAGCGATTCTCGTACCAGCCAGTGAAGAACTCGCTAaagggggcggcagcgcttgTGGCGCAGGGCAACGGCGCCtactgcgccgccacgggcGAGGCTGACTTCtacgagctgcagcggcgccgtctcaAGGCTATCGGACTGCCGCTCTTCTACAGCTCGCAGGCGgaggtgacggtggcgaACGACACTATTGGCGTGCATATCTTCCCGATAATCGTGCTGGATGCCATGTGCGCGTCAAGCGGATCCCTCGACGACCTTGCGAGCGTCTTTCCGACGCCGGAAAAGGTGCACATCGATCAGCACAGCACCTTGATTGTTGAGGGCCGTGTCATCATTGAGAGCCTGGAGCTATACGGTGCACTCACGATTCGCGGCCCGACAGGcccgatggcgctgccgcacgtaATACGCAACGCTGTGGTGCGCAATGCCGGTTGGTCGGTACACGCGATCTTGTCTCTCGGCGCTGGGTGCGATAGCAGGCTGTCTGAGGTGGACCGCATCCGCGGGTTTgtgctggagaagacgaCCATGACGGTGATGGACTGCCGTACGAAGGGCGAGTCCGAGGCCGGTGCACCGTCTGGTGCGGCTGACCCGGCAAAGTTGTAG